A window from Actimicrobium sp. CCC2.4 encodes these proteins:
- a CDS encoding methanol/ethanol family PQQ-dependent dehydrogenase, translating into MSSKVILKHLLVIAGTLAVSNSALADEQLNKAMASPKNWATQAGDNANRRYSELNQITSANVKELQVAWTFSTGVLRGHEGGPLVIGDTMYVHSPFPNKVYAINLEDQSMRWKYEPRQDAGVIPVMCCDTVNRGVAYGDGKIILQQADTTMVALDAKTGKEVWKVKVGNPKVGESNTNAPHIFKNMVITGISGGEFGVRGRLTAHDLKTGKQLWKAYSVGPDADMLMDPAKTMTWTNGKMAPVGKDSSLKTWSGDQWKIGGGTTWGWYSYDAATNLLYYGTGNPSTWNPSQRPGDNKWAMTIFARDLDTGKAKWVYQMTPHDEWDYDGVNEMILADIKVAGKPRKTLVHLDRNGFGYTLDRVTGELLVAEKFDPKVNWATHIDMKTGRPAVVAKYSTSQGGEDVNIKGICPAALGSKDQQPAAFSPKTGLFYVPTNHVCMDYEPYKVDFTAGQPYVGATVSMYPTPDSHGGMGNFIAWDAGTGKIVWSKPEKFSVWSGALATAGDVNFYGTLEGFIKAVDNNGKELWKFKTPSGIVGNVNTWEYKGKQYIGVLSGIGGWAGIGMAAGLTKPNEGLGAVGGYKELSNYTELGGVLTVFAIPGNVTVASAK; encoded by the coding sequence ATGTCTTCGAAGGTAATCCTGAAACACCTGCTGGTCATCGCAGGCACCCTGGCAGTGAGCAATTCTGCACTCGCCGACGAACAACTCAACAAGGCCATGGCCAGTCCGAAAAACTGGGCGACCCAAGCCGGCGACAACGCCAACCGTCGTTACAGCGAGCTCAACCAGATCACCAGTGCCAACGTCAAGGAGTTGCAAGTGGCGTGGACGTTTTCGACCGGCGTGTTGCGCGGGCATGAAGGCGGACCGCTGGTCATCGGCGACACTATGTATGTCCACAGCCCATTCCCGAACAAGGTGTATGCGATCAACCTCGAAGACCAGAGCATGCGCTGGAAATACGAGCCGCGGCAGGACGCCGGGGTGATTCCGGTCATGTGCTGTGACACCGTCAATCGCGGCGTGGCGTATGGCGATGGCAAGATCATCCTGCAACAGGCCGACACCACGATGGTGGCGCTTGATGCAAAGACCGGCAAGGAAGTCTGGAAGGTCAAGGTCGGCAATCCGAAGGTCGGCGAATCCAATACCAATGCACCGCACATCTTCAAGAACATGGTCATCACCGGCATTAGCGGCGGCGAGTTCGGCGTGCGCGGCCGGCTCACCGCGCATGACCTGAAGACCGGCAAGCAACTGTGGAAAGCCTATAGCGTCGGACCTGACGCCGACATGCTGATGGATCCGGCCAAGACCATGACCTGGACCAACGGCAAGATGGCACCGGTAGGCAAGGATTCCTCGCTCAAGACCTGGTCCGGCGATCAATGGAAAATCGGCGGCGGCACGACCTGGGGCTGGTACAGCTACGACGCGGCCACCAATCTGCTGTACTACGGCACCGGCAATCCGTCGACCTGGAATCCCTCGCAGCGACCCGGCGACAACAAGTGGGCGATGACGATTTTTGCGCGCGACCTCGATACCGGCAAAGCCAAGTGGGTCTATCAAATGACACCGCATGACGAATGGGATTATGACGGCGTTAATGAAATGATCCTGGCCGACATCAAGGTCGCCGGCAAGCCACGCAAGACGCTGGTGCATCTGGACCGTAACGGCTTCGGCTACACGCTGGACCGCGTCACCGGCGAATTGCTGGTCGCCGAAAAGTTTGATCCCAAGGTCAACTGGGCCACCCACATCGACATGAAAACCGGCCGTCCCGCCGTCGTCGCCAAGTACAGCACCAGCCAGGGCGGTGAAGACGTCAACATCAAGGGTATCTGTCCGGCTGCACTGGGCAGCAAGGATCAGCAGCCTGCCGCGTTCTCGCCGAAGACCGGATTGTTCTACGTGCCGACCAACCATGTCTGCATGGACTATGAACCGTACAAGGTCGACTTCACTGCCGGCCAGCCGTATGTGGGTGCCACCGTCTCGATGTATCCGACGCCCGATAGCCATGGCGGCATGGGTAATTTCATTGCCTGGGATGCCGGTACCGGAAAAATTGTCTGGTCAAAGCCGGAGAAATTTTCGGTCTGGAGCGGCGCACTGGCCACTGCCGGTGACGTGAATTTCTACGGCACGCTGGAAGGCTTCATCAAGGCCGTCGATAACAATGGCAAGGAACTGTGGAAGTTCAAGACGCCATCCGGCATCGTCGGCAACGTCAACACCTGGGAATACAAGGGCAAGCAGTACATCGGCGTACTGTCGGGTATCGGTGGCTGGGCAGGGATCGGCATGGCAGCCGGTCTGACCAAACCCAACGAAGGCCTGGGTGCCGTCGGCGGCTACAAGGAACTGTCGAATTACACCGAGCTCGGTGGTGTCCTGACCGTGTTTGCCATCCCCGGCAATGTCACGGTGGCGTCGGCAAAGTAG
- a CDS encoding cytochrome c, which translates to MALPITLRSTLLTAGLALTVFCHQNALGTTTAPDKAASTKLYTVVDKNKVDPNTLIGWKVWRAQSCSRCHGAAQEGLVGPSLIDSMKVLTKEQFVTTLKKGRIEKGMPNFGGVPFVADHLDELYAYLKGRSEGDIAAGRLQVIVK; encoded by the coding sequence ATGGCCCTGCCCATCACACTACGAAGCACACTATTGACGGCTGGCCTGGCTCTTACCGTTTTCTGTCACCAGAATGCGCTGGGCACAACGACTGCGCCCGACAAGGCCGCAAGCACCAAACTCTATACCGTTGTCGACAAGAACAAGGTCGACCCGAACACCCTGATCGGCTGGAAAGTCTGGCGCGCCCAATCCTGCAGCCGCTGCCACGGCGCCGCCCAGGAAGGACTGGTCGGACCATCGCTGATCGACAGCATGAAGGTGCTGACCAAAGAGCAGTTCGTGACGACACTGAAAAAAGGCCGCATTGAAAAAGGCATGCCCAATTTCGGTGGCGTGCCTTTTGTGGCCGACCATCTCGATGAGCTGTACGCGTATCTGAAGGGACGTTCCGAAGGCGATATTGCTGCCGGTCGCCTCCAGGTCATCGTGAAATAA
- a CDS encoding quinoprotein dehydrogenase-associated putative ABC transporter substrate-binding protein: MAISLCAGLLALSAPAKAQDGASAQKILRVCQDPNNLPMSDRQDRGYENKIAELFAGKLGWKLEHSWYPQRMGFIRNSLKAKIDGTDTFKCDVVTGVSTDFEMGLVTQPYLASTYAMAFIKGKGLDAIKTPADLLALPRAVRDKLKIGIFARSPASDWLLKNGLIAQMVSYSPQTGDPDQYPGQLIDRDLANGTVDVAIAWGPIVGYFARQATGAPITVVPFKPSEDGIRYGFSIAMGVRYGDNKLRDQLNALIASSQPEIAQIFRDYGVPVTALPAPIAVVAAPS, from the coding sequence ATGGCCATCAGCCTGTGTGCCGGCTTGCTGGCACTGTCGGCACCCGCGAAGGCACAGGATGGCGCAAGTGCACAAAAAATACTGCGGGTCTGCCAGGACCCCAACAATTTGCCGATGTCGGACCGGCAGGATCGCGGCTATGAAAACAAGATCGCCGAGCTGTTTGCCGGCAAGCTCGGCTGGAAGCTCGAACATAGCTGGTACCCGCAGCGCATGGGCTTTATCCGCAATAGCCTGAAAGCAAAGATTGATGGTACCGACACCTTCAAGTGCGACGTCGTCACCGGCGTGTCGACCGATTTCGAAATGGGACTGGTGACGCAACCCTACCTGGCATCGACCTATGCGATGGCCTTTATCAAAGGCAAGGGACTCGATGCCATCAAGACGCCCGCTGACTTGCTGGCGCTGCCAAGAGCGGTCCGTGACAAGCTGAAGATCGGTATTTTTGCGCGCTCTCCTGCCTCGGACTGGTTGCTGAAAAACGGCCTGATCGCGCAGATGGTGTCGTACTCGCCGCAGACCGGCGATCCGGATCAATACCCGGGCCAGCTGATTGACCGCGACCTCGCCAACGGCACCGTCGATGTGGCCATTGCATGGGGGCCTATCGTCGGGTATTTCGCCAGACAGGCCACGGGCGCGCCTATTACGGTCGTGCCCTTCAAGCCGAGTGAGGACGGCATCCGCTACGGCTTCAGTATTGCGATGGGCGTGCGTTACGGCGATAACAAGCTGCGCGACCAGCTCAATGCCTTGATCGCCTCCAGCCAGCCCGAGATCGCCCAAATTTTCAGGGACTACGGCGTACCGGTGACTGCACTGCCCGCACCGATAGCGGTAGTAGCGGCCCCCTCCTGA
- a CDS encoding ATP-grasp domain-containing protein: MSSDLTRSSSSDFRGDMLLTALLADLSRIDDLSVTVLRLSSQGLHNLPDNVSVVMSGSDDCAAALVQCIADADAVWPLAPESDGLLESISRMALQNGKLLIGSSPDAVHLAGSKYLTSQVLRGAGITTVATYFSTDTLPPNAQAWIVKPDDGAGCSDTHLFSHAALARQWIAARPACAVVLQPYVAGRPCSLSLLCGSSELFLLGCSEQRIAAADHRIHYLGSTVNSISDTDGQLERLARRVVAAIPGLWGYVGIDIILTEQGPVVLAVNPRMTMCHAGLHDSIGANPAGMLVEILRSGRCSEPRRQKNRQVSIDVDGGLPRH; the protein is encoded by the coding sequence ATGTCTTCTGACCTTACCCGGTCGTCATCGTCCGATTTTCGCGGCGACATGCTGTTGACTGCCCTGCTGGCCGACCTGTCGCGTATCGATGACTTGTCGGTTACCGTGTTGCGCCTGTCCAGCCAGGGTTTGCACAACCTGCCTGATAACGTGAGCGTGGTCATGAGCGGGAGCGACGACTGCGCCGCGGCGCTCGTGCAATGTATCGCCGATGCCGATGCCGTGTGGCCGCTGGCACCGGAATCAGATGGGCTGCTCGAATCGATTTCCAGAATGGCGCTGCAGAACGGCAAGCTGCTGATCGGCAGTTCTCCTGATGCCGTGCATCTGGCCGGCAGCAAATACCTGACATCGCAAGTGCTGCGCGGTGCCGGCATCACGACGGTGGCGACGTATTTTTCAACGGACACGCTGCCGCCCAATGCACAGGCGTGGATTGTCAAACCGGATGACGGCGCCGGTTGCTCGGATACCCATCTGTTTTCGCATGCGGCTCTGGCCAGGCAATGGATTGCCGCCAGGCCGGCATGCGCCGTGGTGCTGCAACCGTATGTGGCCGGTCGGCCTTGCAGCTTGTCATTGCTGTGCGGCAGCAGCGAGCTCTTCCTGCTCGGCTGCAGCGAGCAGCGCATCGCGGCGGCGGATCACCGGATTCATTACCTGGGCAGCACCGTCAACAGCATCAGCGACACCGATGGCCAACTGGAACGGCTGGCACGCCGGGTCGTGGCGGCCATTCCCGGCCTATGGGGCTATGTCGGCATCGACATCATTTTGACCGAGCAAGGCCCGGTCGTGCTGGCCGTTAATCCGCGCATGACCATGTGTCACGCCGGCTTGCATGACTCCATCGGTGCCAATCCCGCCGGCATGCTGGTCGAGATACTGCGCAGCGGTCGCTGCAGCGAACCACGCCGCCAGAAAAACCGGCAAGTCAGTATCGATGTCGATGGCGGTCTGCCGCGCCACTGA
- a CDS encoding sigma-54-dependent Fis family transcriptional regulator has protein sequence MISVHSHCTRIRGVVRSPLSPSAHVPGHITDSWIRCSNDYQLDPALARELYVVERQELLARQETSSVVLRAARSEMTNLFQQIAKSDYAIMLTDGDGVLLNYFGDPGFTHAASRSGLVAGAVWSERFQGTNGMGTCLQEQRPIMIHQGDHFLYRNTGLTCAGAPILDWRGQLLAVLDASGEVHRAPRHVLELVKMSVQEIENRIFMTEFAGARLFVFHPRPEFVATLSKGLIAVDADCRVLGASRNALAQLGIAPEDIVGQALDAFFNVSFESLLRASIKHGPTPAVVFDARHGRRFFACALAGASAENPVLQTFGGAAAPVTMGEVGAKSRAPLERLQCGPDAVMEHNIRTALRIIERDVAILLYGETGTGKELFAKGIHLSSKRAHQPYVAINCASIPESLIESELFGYKSGAFTGASKDGQRGKLFQANGGTLFLDEIGDMPMALQARLLRVLEEREVVPLGSETAIKLDIRLISATHCDLPAKIASGEFREDLYYRIQGLTLTLPPLRERGDRQELIRFVLQQEMPDDALVTIDDPLMAALDRHPWPGNIRQLRNVLRTMVALRDGDALHLDCLPPDFFVPAGSAKEDIAVVLPELAPGPLALLNPLELAERDALIRQLKLSRWNLSKVARQLNLSRNTLYRKLGRLDITIAARDTY, from the coding sequence ATGATCAGCGTGCACAGTCATTGCACTCGCATACGCGGCGTCGTCCGCTCGCCGTTATCGCCGTCGGCGCACGTGCCGGGTCACATTACCGATTCATGGATACGCTGTTCCAACGACTACCAGCTCGACCCGGCATTGGCACGCGAGCTGTATGTGGTGGAACGTCAGGAACTGCTTGCGCGGCAGGAGACGTCATCGGTGGTGCTACGCGCCGCCCGTAGCGAAATGACCAACCTGTTCCAGCAAATCGCCAAGTCGGATTACGCGATCATGCTCACCGATGGCGACGGCGTGCTGCTGAACTATTTCGGCGATCCGGGGTTCACCCATGCGGCCTCCCGATCCGGCCTGGTCGCCGGTGCTGTCTGGTCCGAGCGTTTTCAGGGGACCAACGGCATGGGAACCTGCCTGCAGGAACAGCGGCCCATCATGATTCATCAGGGTGACCATTTTCTGTATCGCAATACCGGCCTGACGTGCGCCGGCGCGCCTATCCTCGACTGGCGTGGCCAGTTGCTGGCGGTGCTGGATGCCTCGGGGGAAGTACACCGGGCACCGCGCCACGTGCTCGAGCTGGTAAAAATGTCGGTGCAGGAAATTGAAAACAGGATTTTCATGACCGAATTCGCGGGCGCGCGGCTGTTCGTTTTCCATCCCCGGCCGGAGTTTGTGGCAACGCTCAGCAAAGGCCTCATCGCGGTCGATGCCGATTGTCGCGTGCTCGGGGCCAGCCGTAATGCGCTGGCGCAACTGGGCATCGCCCCTGAGGATATCGTCGGCCAAGCGCTGGATGCTTTTTTTAATGTGTCATTCGAGTCCTTGCTGCGCGCGAGCATCAAGCACGGACCGACCCCGGCTGTCGTCTTCGATGCGCGCCACGGACGGCGCTTTTTTGCCTGTGCGCTGGCCGGTGCCAGCGCTGAAAATCCGGTCCTGCAAACTTTTGGCGGCGCGGCAGCGCCGGTCACCATGGGCGAGGTCGGTGCCAAATCCCGCGCGCCGCTGGAACGCCTGCAGTGCGGTCCGGATGCGGTGATGGAACACAATATCCGCACTGCGCTGCGCATCATCGAACGCGACGTGGCCATCCTGTTGTACGGTGAAACCGGCACCGGCAAGGAGCTCTTTGCCAAGGGCATCCATTTGTCGAGCAAGCGGGCGCACCAGCCCTATGTCGCGATCAATTGCGCGTCTATCCCCGAGTCACTGATCGAAAGCGAACTGTTCGGTTACAAGTCCGGTGCATTTACCGGCGCGAGCAAAGACGGCCAGCGCGGCAAACTATTCCAGGCCAACGGCGGCACCTTGTTCCTCGATGAAATCGGCGACATGCCCATGGCGCTGCAAGCCAGATTGCTGCGTGTGCTGGAAGAGCGCGAGGTCGTCCCGCTCGGCAGCGAAACCGCGATCAAGCTCGACATCCGGCTCATCAGTGCGACCCATTGTGATTTGCCGGCCAAGATCGCCAGCGGGGAATTCCGCGAAGATCTGTACTACCGGATCCAGGGACTGACCCTGACCTTGCCACCGCTGCGCGAACGCGGCGACCGGCAGGAATTGATCCGCTTCGTGCTGCAACAGGAAATGCCGGACGACGCCCTCGTGACGATAGACGACCCGCTGATGGCGGCGCTGGATCGTCATCCCTGGCCCGGCAATATCCGTCAATTACGCAATGTCCTGCGCACCATGGTGGCCTTGCGGGATGGCGATGCACTGCACCTTGATTGCCTGCCGCCGGATTTTTTTGTGCCTGCCGGCAGCGCGAAGGAGGACATCGCCGTAGTACTGCCGGAACTCGCCCCGGGACCGCTGGCCTTGCTCAATCCGCTCGAGCTGGCCGAGCGCGACGCCCTGATCCGGCAATTGAAACTGTCGCGCTGGAACCTCAGCAAAGTCGCGCGCCAGCTCAATCTCAGTCGCAACACGCTGTATCGCAAGCTGGGCCGGCTGGACATCACAATTGCCGCGCGCGACACCTATTGA
- a CDS encoding S-(hydroxymethyl)glutathione dehydrogenase/class III alcohol dehydrogenase, giving the protein MDVRAAVATKAGAPLTIETVQLDGPRAGEVLVEIKASGVCHTDLFTLSGDDPEGLFPAILGHEGAGVVIEVGAGVRSLKPGDHVIPLYTPECRECEYCLSRKTNLCQAIRSTQGRGVMPDGTSRFRHNGKEVFHYMGTSTFANYTVVPEIALAKIREDAPFEKICYVGCGVTTGIGAVIYTAKVQPGENVIVFGLGGIGLNVVQGARLAGANMIIGVDINPEREALARKFGLTHFVNPKVVEGDIVPYLVSLTKGGADHSFECIGNVTLMRQALECCHKGWGKCTIIGVAGAGQEISTRPFQLVTGRVWQGSAFGGARGRTDVPKIVDWYMDGKINIDDLITHVMPIEKINHAFDLMKAGTSIRSVVTF; this is encoded by the coding sequence ATGGATGTTCGCGCAGCAGTAGCCACCAAAGCAGGTGCCCCGCTCACCATTGAAACCGTACAACTGGACGGTCCCCGCGCCGGGGAAGTCCTGGTCGAGATCAAGGCCTCCGGCGTGTGTCATACCGATCTGTTCACGCTCTCGGGCGATGATCCCGAAGGTCTTTTTCCGGCCATCCTGGGCCACGAAGGTGCCGGCGTGGTCATCGAAGTCGGCGCGGGAGTGCGCTCGCTCAAGCCGGGCGACCATGTGATTCCGCTGTACACGCCGGAGTGTCGCGAGTGCGAATATTGCCTCTCGCGCAAAACTAATCTGTGCCAGGCGATCCGCTCCACGCAAGGCCGTGGCGTGATGCCGGATGGCACCAGCCGCTTCCGCCACAACGGCAAGGAAGTGTTCCATTACATGGGCACCTCGACCTTTGCGAACTACACCGTTGTACCGGAAATCGCACTAGCCAAAATCCGCGAGGACGCGCCCTTCGAAAAAATTTGCTATGTCGGTTGCGGTGTGACCACCGGCATCGGTGCTGTGATCTATACCGCCAAGGTACAACCGGGCGAGAACGTGATCGTTTTCGGTCTGGGCGGGATCGGGCTCAATGTGGTCCAGGGAGCGCGGCTGGCAGGTGCCAACATGATCATTGGCGTGGACATCAATCCGGAGCGCGAAGCGCTGGCCAGAAAATTCGGACTGACCCACTTCGTCAATCCGAAAGTCGTCGAAGGCGACATCGTGCCGTATCTGGTGAGCCTGACCAAAGGCGGTGCCGACCACAGCTTCGAATGCATCGGCAATGTCACGCTGATGCGGCAGGCGCTGGAGTGCTGCCATAAAGGCTGGGGCAAATGCACCATCATCGGCGTGGCCGGTGCCGGCCAGGAAATCTCGACCCGGCCGTTCCAGTTGGTGACCGGCCGGGTCTGGCAAGGCTCGGCCTTCGGCGGCGCGCGCGGCCGCACCGATGTACCGAAGATCGTCGACTGGTACATGGACGGCAAGATCAACATCGACGACCTGATTACCCACGTCATGCCGATCGAAAAGATCAACCATGCGTTTGACCTGATGAAGGCCGGCACCTCGATCCGTTCGGTGGTGACGTTCTGA
- the gfa gene encoding S-(hydroxymethyl)glutathione synthase — protein sequence MTVHIHPAVDNGVKPALAGFSGGTLLCDCADHKVEVTITSQTVHNHVCGCSKCWKPAGALFSQIAVVSKDAVSITANGDKLKIVDATAAIQRHACTACGVHMLGRIEHTGHPFFGLDFVHTERSPQSGWAPAGFAAFVSSILEAGAPADQMGAVRARLVELGLPPYDCLSPPLMDAIASHIAKSR from the coding sequence ATGACTGTTCACATCCACCCCGCCGTCGACAACGGCGTCAAGCCGGCACTGGCAGGATTTTCCGGCGGCACCTTGCTGTGCGACTGCGCCGATCACAAGGTTGAAGTCACCATCACCTCGCAGACCGTCCACAATCACGTCTGCGGTTGCTCGAAATGCTGGAAGCCGGCCGGCGCGCTGTTTTCGCAAATTGCCGTGGTCTCGAAAGACGCCGTCAGCATCACGGCCAATGGCGACAAGCTGAAGATCGTCGATGCGACGGCTGCCATTCAGCGGCATGCCTGCACCGCCTGTGGCGTGCACATGCTGGGCCGTATCGAACATACCGGCCATCCTTTTTTTGGGCTTGATTTTGTCCACACCGAACGGTCACCGCAAAGCGGCTGGGCACCGGCTGGCTTTGCGGCCTTCGTCTCATCGATCCTGGAAGCCGGTGCGCCTGCCGACCAGATGGGTGCCGTGCGGGCGCGCCTGGTCGAACTGGGCCTGCCGCCCTACGATTGCCTGTCGCCGCCGTTGATGGATGCCATCGCCTCGCACATCGCCAAGTCGCGGTAA
- a CDS encoding amino acid ABC transporter substrate-binding protein, producing the protein MSGLSCGSPIGAQATGTLDTIRQTRTIRIAHRESSLPFSYLDENRVPVGYAVDLCKKIAEAVQRQLKLPRLEVVYVPVSSVTRIPAIVEGKADLECGSTTNNAERRKQVAFTIPHFIATVRMLVRVDSGIQNWVDLRGKTVVTTKGTTTIKLLTDRDKVRALDLKIVEGTDHAASFALLEAGTAEAFPMDDALLFGLRASARTPEKFTVTGASLSAEPYAIMLRKDDPAFKRVVDLEMARLIHDGQLQALYQKWFERPISPRGINMKMPMHNLFRGTLQYPSDSVGD; encoded by the coding sequence ATGTCAGGACTATCTTGCGGATCGCCGATAGGCGCGCAGGCGACCGGCACTCTCGATACGATTCGCCAGACGCGCACGATCCGCATTGCCCATCGCGAATCGTCCCTGCCATTTTCGTATCTTGACGAGAACCGTGTTCCGGTCGGCTATGCCGTCGACCTGTGTAAAAAAATTGCCGAAGCGGTGCAGCGTCAACTGAAATTGCCGCGTCTTGAGGTGGTCTACGTGCCGGTGAGTTCGGTGACCCGTATCCCGGCAATCGTGGAAGGCAAGGCCGATCTCGAATGCGGATCGACGACCAATAATGCCGAGCGCAGAAAGCAGGTCGCATTCACGATTCCACACTTTATTGCGACCGTACGCATGCTGGTGCGGGTGGATTCGGGTATTCAGAACTGGGTTGACCTGCGTGGCAAGACCGTCGTGACGACCAAGGGCACCACCACCATCAAGTTACTGACGGATCGCGACAAGGTCCGTGCACTGGACCTGAAAATCGTCGAAGGAACGGATCACGCTGCATCATTCGCGCTACTGGAGGCGGGCACCGCAGAGGCGTTTCCGATGGATGACGCGCTGCTGTTCGGTTTGCGCGCCAGCGCCCGCACACCGGAAAAATTTACGGTGACGGGAGCTTCGCTGTCCGCCGAGCCGTACGCCATCATGCTGCGCAAAGATGATCCTGCCTTCAAGCGTGTGGTCGACCTTGAGATGGCACGTCTTATCCATGACGGCCAACTGCAGGCGCTCTATCAAAAGTGGTTCGAGCGGCCCATTTCGCCCCGGGGCATCAACATGAAGATGCCGATGCACAACCTGTTTCGCGGGACCTTGCAGTATCCGTCCGACAGCGTTGGTGACTAG
- the def gene encoding peptide deformylase, which translates to MTVREILKMGDPRLLRIAEPVTEFDTPAMRRLIADMFETMHAVNGAGLAAPQIGVNLQLVIYGSRNNARYPEAPEVPETILINPVLTPLSDEVVENWEGCLSVPGLRGVVPRWHALHYEGVDQFGAVISRDVDGFHARVVQHECDHLIGVLYPMRVTDFSRFGYTSVLFPELEGDEDD; encoded by the coding sequence ATGACTGTCCGCGAGATTTTAAAAATGGGTGATCCGCGTCTGCTGCGCATCGCCGAACCGGTGACCGAATTCGATACACCGGCCATGCGCCGGCTGATCGCCGACATGTTCGAGACCATGCATGCGGTCAACGGTGCCGGCCTGGCCGCGCCACAGATCGGTGTCAATCTGCAACTGGTGATCTACGGTTCGCGCAATAACGCACGCTATCCCGAGGCACCCGAAGTACCGGAAACCATCCTCATCAACCCGGTACTGACACCGCTGTCGGACGAGGTCGTCGAGAACTGGGAAGGCTGTCTGTCGGTACCTGGTTTGCGCGGCGTGGTGCCGCGCTGGCATGCCTTGCATTACGAAGGCGTTGATCAGTTTGGCGCCGTCATCAGCCGCGATGTCGATGGCTTCCATGCGCGCGTCGTGCAACATGAATGCGATCACCTGATCGGCGTGTTGTACCCGATGCGGGTGACGGACTTCAGCCGCTTTGGTTATACGAGTGTGCTGTTCCCCGAGCTCGAGGGTGATGAGGACGATTGA
- the galU gene encoding UTP--glucose-1-phosphate uridylyltransferase GalU, translated as MRKIKKAVFPVAGLGSRFLPATKAQPKEMLPIVDKPLIQYAVEEAVAAGITEMIFITGRNKRAIEDHFDKAYELEAELEAAGKQQLLELVQNVIPKHISCIYIRQSAALGLGHAVLCARPVVGSEPFAVLLADDFMDVPDGTAPVLAQMTDIFSRQGSSLLAVQDVPRAETRQYGIVSVSPFAKMLEQVNAIVEKPAADVAPSTLAVVGRYVLTNGIFDYLEKLEQGAGGELQLTDGISAMIESERVLAYRYEGQRYDCGSKLGYLKASMAMGLKHPETGKAFTDYLASLR; from the coding sequence ATGCGTAAAATCAAGAAAGCCGTGTTCCCGGTGGCCGGTCTCGGCAGCCGCTTTCTGCCCGCCACCAAGGCGCAGCCGAAAGAAATGCTGCCCATCGTCGACAAGCCGCTGATCCAGTACGCGGTCGAAGAAGCGGTCGCGGCCGGCATCACCGAAATGATCTTCATCACCGGCCGCAACAAGCGCGCCATCGAAGACCATTTCGATAAGGCCTACGAACTCGAAGCCGAACTCGAAGCAGCCGGCAAGCAACAGTTGCTCGAGCTGGTGCAGAACGTGATCCCCAAGCATATTTCGTGTATCTACATCCGCCAGTCCGCGGCGCTCGGCCTCGGTCATGCGGTGCTGTGCGCGCGGCCGGTGGTGGGCAGCGAACCGTTTGCGGTCTTGCTGGCCGACGACTTCATGGACGTGCCGGACGGCACCGCGCCGGTGCTGGCGCAGATGACGGATATTTTTTCGCGCCAGGGATCGAGCCTGCTGGCGGTGCAGGACGTGCCCCGCGCCGAGACCCGGCAGTACGGCATCGTCAGTGTTTCGCCGTTTGCAAAAATGCTCGAGCAAGTCAACGCCATCGTCGAAAAACCGGCGGCCGATGTGGCCCCGTCGACGCTGGCGGTGGTTGGTCGCTACGTGCTGACCAACGGGATTTTTGATTATCTCGAAAAGCTCGAACAGGGTGCCGGCGGCGAACTGCAACTGACCGATGGCATTTCGGCGATGATCGAGTCCGAACGCGTGCTGGCCTATCGCTACGAAGGCCAGCGTTACGATTGCGGTTCCAAGCTGGGTTACCTGAAAGCCTCGATGGCGATGGGCCTCAAGCATCCGGAAACCGGCAAGGCTTTTACTGACTACCTGGCGAGCTTACGATGA